A genomic stretch from Bacteroidales bacterium includes:
- a CDS encoding FtsW/RodA/SpoVE family cell cycle protein produces MVKTVSKYFKGDAVIWSVMVMLCIFSMLAVYSATGSLAYKSQGGNTTYYLFRHSFFLIVGLGITFVTHLIPYRYYAGLATLFLYISIPLLVLTLILGTNINQASRWLTLPGIGQTFQTSDLAKLALIMYIAKYLSKKQDLIKDFNSGFLPIMIPVIIICSLIIKADFSTAAILFATSLVLLFIGRASLKHIFGFIGIGIVCVAIFIAIALNSENTGRIGTWKSRIENYVDGGSEGNYQVEQSKIAIVTGGFFGKGPGNSTQRNFLPQAYSDFIYSIIVEEYGIIFGGLPIIFLYLFLLFRAGIIVKKSERTFPAFLAVGLTFSLVFQAFVNIGVAVNIFPVTGQTLPMVSMGGTSVLFTSVAFGIILSVSRSTQKNDFNYELDEQDIQ; encoded by the coding sequence ATGGTTAAAACTGTATCAAAATATTTTAAAGGTGATGCTGTAATATGGTCAGTAATGGTAATGCTTTGTATATTTTCTATGCTTGCTGTTTATAGTGCCACGGGGTCATTAGCCTATAAAAGTCAGGGTGGAAATACAACATACTATCTTTTCAGACACTCATTTTTTCTGATAGTAGGTTTGGGAATAACATTTGTTACACATTTAATTCCTTATAGATATTATGCAGGACTGGCTACATTATTCTTATATATTTCAATTCCATTACTTGTTTTGACATTAATATTAGGAACAAATATTAATCAGGCAAGCAGGTGGCTTACTTTACCCGGTATAGGACAAACATTTCAGACTTCTGACCTGGCAAAGCTTGCTTTAATAATGTATATAGCAAAATATTTATCTAAAAAACAGGACCTTATTAAAGATTTTAATTCGGGGTTTTTACCAATAATGATACCTGTAATAATTATTTGCAGTTTAATTATTAAAGCCGATTTTTCAACTGCTGCTATACTTTTTGCCACATCTTTGGTTTTATTATTTATTGGCAGAGCAAGCTTGAAACATATTTTTGGATTTATTGGAATTGGTATTGTTTGCGTAGCAATATTTATTGCAATTGCTTTAAATAGTGAAAATACAGGAAGAATTGGTACATGGAAAAGCCGTATAGAAAATTATGTGGATGGAGGAAGTGAAGGAAATTATCAAGTTGAACAATCAAAAATTGCTATTGTTACAGGAGGATTTTTTGGAAAAGGTCCTGGTAATAGTACTCAAAGAAATTTTCTTCCACAGGCATATTCCGATTTTATTTATTCGATTATTGTTGAGGAGTACGGGATTATTTTCGGAGGCTTACCGATAATATTTTTATACCTTTTTCTCCTTTTCAGAGCAGGTATTATTGTGAAAAAAAGCGAAAGGACATTCCCTGCTTTTCTTGCAGTTGGTTTAACTTTTAGCTTGGTTTTTCAGGCATTTGTTAATATCGGAGTTGCAGTAAATATATTTCCTGTTACAGGACAAACATTACCAATGGTAAGTATGGGGGGTACTTCTGTATTGTTTACCAGTGTTGCATTTGGAATTATTTTAAGCGTAAGCAGAAGTACACAAAAAAATGATTTTAATTACGAATTAGATGAACAAGATATCCAATAA
- the murD gene encoding UDP-N-acetylmuramoyl-L-alanine--D-glutamate ligase — MNKKAVILGAGESGVGAAVLAKVKGYEVFVSDNGIIKSKYKKILLKHNIEWEENKHTSEIIIKADLIIKSPGIPENCSIINEIKNKNIKLISEIEFAGWFTNAKKICITGSNGKTTTTMLTYYILKKAGLNVGLAGNVGKSFALQVAENNYDYYVIELSSFQLDGMYDFKADVAVLMNITPDHLDRYENEFQNYIDSKFRITQNQEKNDCFIYCYDDDIIKKELKKRNAITEIIPFSLNTKLENGAFIKDKNLKIIIKNTEFTMSILELALQGKHNTYNSMAAGIVSHVLKIRKETIRECLSDFQGVEHRLEPVIKVHGILFYNDSKATNVNSTWYALESIKKPIIWIAGGIDKGNDYSILKDLVKEKVRAIVCLGKENSKFFDFFSDDVEKIVETGSMSEAVRTAYYLAKKDETVLLSPACASFDLFENYEDRGRQFKRAVRDL; from the coding sequence ATGAATAAAAAAGCAGTCATATTAGGTGCGGGTGAAAGTGGTGTTGGTGCTGCTGTATTGGCAAAAGTTAAGGGCTATGAAGTTTTTGTTTCAGATAATGGAATTATTAAATCGAAATACAAAAAAATTCTCTTAAAACACAATATTGAATGGGAAGAAAACAAACATACATCAGAAATTATAATTAAAGCAGATTTGATTATTAAAAGCCCGGGTATTCCTGAAAATTGTTCAATAATAAATGAAATTAAAAACAAAAATATTAAGCTCATATCTGAAATAGAATTTGCCGGATGGTTTACTAATGCTAAAAAAATATGTATAACAGGAAGTAATGGAAAAACAACAACTACAATGCTGACTTATTATATATTAAAAAAAGCAGGATTAAATGTTGGATTAGCCGGAAATGTAGGAAAAAGTTTTGCTTTACAGGTGGCAGAAAACAACTATGATTATTATGTTATTGAATTAAGCAGTTTCCAGTTAGACGGAATGTATGATTTTAAAGCAGATGTGGCTGTATTAATGAATATTACACCCGACCACCTTGACAGATATGAAAATGAATTTCAAAATTATATTGATTCAAAATTTAGGATTACTCAAAATCAAGAAAAGAACGATTGTTTCATTTACTGTTATGATGACGATATTATTAAAAAAGAATTGAAAAAACGAAATGCTATTACTGAAATAATTCCTTTTTCATTAAACACCAAATTAGAAAACGGAGCATTTATAAAAGATAAAAATCTAAAAATAATTATTAAAAATACTGAATTTACTATGTCTATATTAGAATTAGCTTTACAAGGAAAACACAATACCTATAATTCAATGGCAGCAGGTATTGTAAGCCATGTATTAAAGATACGAAAAGAAACTATCCGTGAATGTCTCTCTGATTTTCAGGGAGTTGAACATAGATTAGAACCTGTGATAAAAGTACATGGAATTTTATTTTATAATGATTCTAAAGCAACTAATGTAAATTCTACATGGTATGCTTTGGAAAGTATTAAAAAGCCGATTATATGGATTGCAGGAGGAATTGATAAAGGGAATGATTATTCAATATTAAAAGATTTAGTAAAAGAAAAAGTTCGAGCTATTGTTTGTTTGGGAAAAGAGAACTCTAAATTTTTCGACTTTTTTTCTGATGATGTTGAAAAAATTGTAGAAACCGGTTCAATGTCTGAAGCTGTACGTACTGCATACTATTTGGCTAAAAAAGATGAAACAGTATTATTGTCTCCTGCTTGTGCAAGTTTCGACCTTTTTGAAAATTACGAAGACAGAGGAAGACAATTTAAAAGAGCAGTAAGAGATTTATAA
- the murG gene encoding undecaprenyldiphospho-muramoylpentapeptide beta-N-acetylglucosaminyltransferase has product MNKISNNKVIISGGGTGGHVFPAIAIANALKDIEQSIQILFVGAKGKLEMNKVPDAGYNIIGLPIAGFQRRLTIKNITFFFKLFYSIIKSHKILKTFKPGVVIGVGGYASGPLLYVASKKKIPVIIQEQNSYAGVTNKILAKKAEKICVAYENMEKYFPKDKIILTGNPVRKDLFKEINKDEAIKYFSLDKNKKTLLVLGGSLGARTINQSMINDLKIFEQENIQVIWQTGKYFYQNACDEVKSSNYKNVIVHEFITRMDLVYNIADLIISRAGAGTISELCLLAKPTILVPSPNVAENHQMKNALALADNNAAIMIKDTDAKTELINKAVEVISNNDMLNSLSENIYKMAIKDSDKLIANEIFKILNKT; this is encoded by the coding sequence ATGAACAAGATATCCAATAATAAAGTAATAATAAGCGGTGGTGGAACAGGCGGGCATGTTTTTCCGGCTATTGCCATTGCTAATGCTTTGAAAGATATTGAACAAAGCATTCAGATACTTTTTGTTGGTGCAAAAGGAAAACTCGAAATGAATAAAGTTCCTGATGCAGGTTATAATATCATTGGTTTACCAATTGCAGGATTTCAAAGAAGATTGACTATTAAGAATATTACTTTTTTCTTTAAATTATTTTATAGCATTATTAAATCTCATAAAATATTAAAAACTTTTAAACCCGGTGTTGTCATTGGTGTAGGTGGATATGCAAGCGGACCTTTGCTTTATGTTGCTTCAAAGAAAAAAATACCGGTAATAATACAGGAACAAAATTCATACGCAGGTGTTACAAATAAAATTCTTGCAAAAAAGGCAGAAAAAATATGTGTGGCTTATGAAAATATGGAAAAATATTTCCCAAAGGATAAAATTATTCTTACAGGAAATCCTGTTCGTAAAGATTTATTCAAAGAAATTAATAAAGACGAAGCAATTAAATATTTTTCCTTAGATAAAAATAAAAAAACACTTTTAGTTCTTGGTGGTAGCTTGGGAGCAAGAACTATAAATCAAAGCATGATAAATGACCTTAAAATTTTTGAACAAGAAAATATTCAGGTAATATGGCAAACAGGAAAATATTTTTATCAAAATGCCTGTGATGAAGTAAAAAGTAGCAATTATAAAAATGTTATTGTACATGAATTTATTACAAGAATGGACCTTGTTTATAATATTGCTGATTTAATTATTTCAAGAGCAGGCGCAGGTACTATTTCGGAATTGTGTTTGTTGGCGAAACCAACAATATTAGTGCCTTCTCCTAATGTGGCAGAAAACCATCAAATGAAAAATGCCTTGGCACTGGCTGATAACAATGCTGCAATTATGATTAAAGATACTGATGCTAAAACTGAGCTTATTAATAAAGCTGTTGAAGTAATTAGTAATAACGATATGTTAAATTCATTATCAGAAAATATATATAAAATGGCAATTAAAGATTCGGATAAATTAATTGCTAATGAAATTTTTAAAATATTAAATAAAACATAA